The following proteins are co-located in the Fibrobacter sp. genome:
- a CDS encoding chloride channel protein has translation MKFNQQYKQFQDQFAGMSPEMKEQMMKMAKEQAKIRVTGFFKKWFALPVLTIVAVAMGAAIGALMAFFGQVLLAVGGLRDANPIYFIPALALAGAGIILLYKKLGKGAERGMGLVFAVGQGKENNIPLRLIPLVAVTTWATHLFGGSAGREGVAVQIGATLGHNISKKLPFENAGHIMLVAGMAAGFSGLFQIPMAATAFALEVLIVGHMDLAALLPAAAAAFTACKVSNMLGLEKFSVDLNGLLCTDDGTTVTGLFLNNGALDINFVVKLALIGVLFGIIGGGFAKLLSLAKTFFAKKFPDPIKRIAIMGVSLSALFLLLWQGRYSGLGTNLIDMSFVGANGFATDIASYDWLLKLVLTILTLAAGFQGGEVTPLFSIGASLGAVSAVMFGLPFPLAAALGYAAVFGSATNTLWAPILIGCEVFGFDCLPAFFVVCIAAYVCNGGQSIYSQKKLKLKF, from the coding sequence AGAGCAAGCCAAAATTCGCGTTACCGGATTTTTCAAGAAGTGGTTTGCTTTACCGGTGCTCACCATTGTTGCTGTCGCCATGGGTGCCGCAATCGGTGCATTAATGGCATTTTTCGGCCAGGTGTTGCTTGCTGTCGGCGGGCTTCGCGATGCAAATCCGATTTACTTCATTCCCGCATTGGCTCTGGCTGGTGCAGGAATCATCCTCCTTTACAAGAAATTGGGTAAGGGCGCTGAACGAGGCATGGGCTTGGTTTTCGCCGTGGGTCAGGGTAAGGAAAACAACATTCCTCTCCGCTTGATTCCCTTGGTTGCGGTAACAACTTGGGCAACCCATTTGTTCGGTGGTAGCGCCGGTCGTGAAGGTGTTGCCGTACAGATTGGTGCAACTTTGGGCCACAACATCAGCAAGAAACTTCCTTTCGAAAACGCCGGCCACATTATGTTGGTGGCTGGTATGGCCGCAGGCTTCAGCGGACTTTTCCAGATTCCTATGGCAGCAACCGCATTCGCTTTGGAAGTTTTGATTGTGGGTCACATGGATCTCGCAGCACTTTTGCCCGCAGCGGCAGCAGCATTTACCGCCTGCAAGGTTTCCAACATGCTGGGCCTTGAAAAGTTCAGCGTTGACCTGAATGGTTTGCTCTGCACCGACGACGGCACAACAGTCACAGGCCTTTTCTTGAACAATGGCGCACTGGACATTAACTTTGTGGTGAAACTCGCCCTGATCGGTGTTCTCTTCGGCATCATCGGAGGTGGTTTCGCAAAGCTTTTGAGTCTGGCCAAAACATTCTTTGCCAAGAAGTTTCCCGACCCCATCAAGCGTATCGCCATCATGGGCGTTTCGCTTTCTGCCTTGTTTCTGCTGCTGTGGCAGGGACGTTACTCCGGCCTGGGCACCAACTTGATCGACATGAGCTTTGTTGGCGCAAACGGTTTTGCCACTGACATTGCCAGTTACGATTGGCTTTTGAAATTGGTCCTGACCATTCTTACTTTGGCCGCAGGATTCCAAGGCGGCGAAGTCACTCCGTTGTTCAGCATTGGCGCAAGCCTTGGTGCTGTTTCCGCAGTGATGTTCGGTTTGCCTTTCCCGCTGGCAGCAGCACTTGGTTACGCAGCAGTTTTCGGCAGCGCCACCAACACTTTGTGGGCACCCATTTTGATTGGTTGCGAAGTCTTCGGTTTTGACTGTTTGCCAGCATTCTTTGTGGTTTGCATTGCTGCTTATGTTTGCAACGGCGGACAATCTATTTACAGCCAAAAGAAGTTGAAACTGAAGTTCTAG
- a CDS encoding queuosine precursor transporter — MKKTAENLILLNIIFTVGLVISNVVTAKLMYTGISLFGNPVTLPGAGVCYAFTFLATDVIGEVWGKKEANTAVIFGLVGQVFATFLILFTQHLPAADAGMQETYVKLLGQNWVFVVASLAGYLIAQKWDIWIFHKIRSRYIAKHGDTKHRWIWNNASTMTSQIWDTIVFIGIAFGFGFGWLFQAEMRPVLLSMMVGQYVFKMMLAALDTPIFYLLTRKLKNEEIDLSALEPQQN, encoded by the coding sequence ATGAAAAAGACTGCTGAGAACCTTATCCTTCTCAACATCATTTTTACCGTGGGCCTCGTGATTTCCAATGTGGTCACCGCAAAATTGATGTACACCGGAATTAGCCTCTTCGGCAATCCCGTCACATTGCCGGGCGCAGGCGTTTGCTACGCCTTCACCTTCCTCGCCACCGACGTCATCGGAGAAGTCTGGGGCAAGAAAGAAGCCAACACCGCCGTCATCTTCGGCCTTGTCGGCCAGGTATTCGCCACCTTCCTGATTTTGTTCACGCAGCACTTGCCCGCAGCCGACGCCGGCATGCAGGAAACCTACGTGAAGCTCCTGGGCCAAAACTGGGTATTCGTGGTTGCAAGCCTCGCCGGGTACCTCATCGCCCAGAAGTGGGACATCTGGATTTTCCACAAGATCCGCAGCCGCTATATCGCAAAGCACGGCGACACAAAGCACCGCTGGATTTGGAACAACGCCTCCACCATGACAAGCCAGATCTGGGACACCATCGTGTTCATTGGCATCGCCTTCGGCTTTGGCTTCGGTTGGCTGTTCCAGGCAGAAATGCGCCCCGTACTCCTTTCCATGATGGTGGGCCAGTACGTGTTCAAGATGATGCTTGCCGCTTTGGACACCCCTATTTTCTACCTGCTTACACGTAAGCTGAAAAACGAAGAAATCGATCTGAGCGCTTTAGAGCCTCAGCAAAACTAA
- a CDS encoding arginase family protein, translating into MQFYTTIQDFAGVYGEQPFMQALRANDNVRWMDCTQISGTDCYCDDDAQAELRKFMTEVCNTGNQPGVHFFDNGNYHYNSKLWTDYVQEPFDLVIFDHHPDMQPPRFEGILSCGGWVKEVLDHNPNVRNVVIIGVANHLVEEIKNEPSTEFEKYADRVVFVTESGQVLGSPRCDAPRDDIAKAAIQALSTLHSESVYISIDKDALALSEVVTNWDQGSLTFAQLDEILRELFANHKILGVDVCGERATNQDYADGMDEGSADVLNNAFNEKLFNLLRSL; encoded by the coding sequence ATGCAGTTCTACACCACCATCCAGGATTTTGCAGGCGTCTATGGCGAGCAGCCGTTCATGCAGGCACTCCGCGCCAACGATAATGTGCGATGGATGGACTGTACCCAAATTAGCGGAACAGACTGCTACTGCGATGACGATGCCCAGGCAGAACTGCGTAAGTTCATGACTGAAGTTTGCAACACAGGAAATCAGCCGGGCGTTCACTTTTTTGATAACGGAAATTACCATTACAACAGCAAGCTTTGGACAGACTACGTTCAGGAACCTTTTGACTTGGTGATTTTTGACCATCATCCGGATATGCAACCTCCCAGATTCGAGGGAATTCTCAGCTGCGGCGGATGGGTCAAGGAAGTTCTGGACCATAATCCTAATGTGCGAAATGTGGTGATTATCGGTGTGGCAAACCACCTGGTGGAAGAAATCAAGAACGAACCTTCTACGGAATTTGAAAAATACGCGGACAGGGTTGTCTTTGTAACAGAAAGTGGTCAAGTTCTTGGATCGCCACGGTGCGACGCACCTCGCGATGACATCGCAAAAGCAGCAATCCAAGCGCTTAGCACCTTACATTCCGAAAGTGTTTATATCAGCATCGACAAGGACGCCCTCGCTCTTTCTGAAGTGGTGACCAACTGGGATCAAGGCTCCTTGACCTTTGCGCAACTAGACGAAATTCTGCGAGAGCTTTTTGCAAACCATAAAATTCTTGGCGTAGATGTTTGCGGCGAACGAGCCACCAATCAAGATTACGCCGATGGCATGGACGAAGGCTCCGCCGACGTTCTGAACAACGCGTTTAACGAAAAACTTTTTAACCTGCTGAGGTCATTGTAA
- a CDS encoding peptidyl-prolyl cis-trans isomerase: MLGRKEDGVRSAQILLRTVPTAKDSAAVIARADSLHNAVKTSEEFADAARKFSEDKSSNFAGGRLGWFQKNEMEPAYVDPVADLNVGEVSEPVLIDGAYHIFRLDDARQMRDLTLEEDYGKIEQLTASHLENKKLTELIKKWRKEVHIDIRLTE; this comes from the coding sequence GTGCTTGGCCGTAAGGAAGATGGTGTTCGTTCCGCACAGATTTTGCTCCGCACGGTTCCTACTGCAAAGGACTCTGCTGCAGTTATTGCACGTGCTGATTCTTTGCACAATGCAGTCAAGACTTCTGAAGAATTTGCTGATGCCGCTAGAAAGTTCAGTGAAGACAAATCCAGTAACTTTGCCGGTGGTCGTCTCGGTTGGTTCCAGAAGAATGAAATGGAACCGGCATACGTTGATCCTGTTGCCGACTTGAACGTGGGCGAAGTTTCCGAACCGGTCTTGATCGATGGTGCCTACCATATCTTCCGTTTGGATGATGCCCGCCAGATGCGCGACTTGACTCTTGAAGAAGACTACGGCAAGATTGAACAGCTGACAGCAAGCCACCTTGAAAACAAGAAACTTACAGAACTGATCAAGAAGTGGCGTAAGGAAGTCCACATCGATATTCGCTTGACCGAATAA
- the ftsE gene encoding cell division ATP-binding protein FtsE produces the protein MIHFNHVTKSYEDNWKALSNVSFRIRKGEFVFLTGHSGAGKSTLLKLIYMDERPDEERGGQVMVKFTGDCLYDSKNTPDKNIQALRRKMGIIFQDFKLLPDRNVFENVALALRIVGTPSNKINAAVFDALALVGISQKRFAMPYTLSGGEQQRVAIARAMVHNPYLLLADEPTGNLDPKNAEEVFRIFKEINARGTTVLMATHNPDFYLNSPFRRLTLDHGELLNRDIL, from the coding sequence GTGATTCACTTTAACCATGTGACCAAGTCCTATGAAGACAATTGGAAAGCACTTTCCAATGTGTCCTTCCGAATTCGCAAGGGCGAGTTTGTGTTCTTGACAGGTCATTCCGGTGCAGGTAAGTCTACTCTGTTGAAGTTAATTTATATGGACGAACGCCCTGATGAAGAGCGCGGCGGCCAGGTTATGGTGAAGTTCACCGGCGATTGCCTTTACGACAGCAAGAACACCCCGGATAAGAATATCCAGGCTCTCCGTCGCAAGATGGGCATTATCTTCCAGGATTTTAAGCTTCTCCCGGACCGTAACGTTTTCGAAAATGTGGCCCTTGCTCTTCGCATTGTGGGCACTCCCAGCAACAAGATTAACGCCGCCGTGTTTGACGCGCTGGCTCTTGTGGGAATTAGCCAGAAGCGTTTTGCTATGCCTTATACCCTTTCTGGTGGTGAACAGCAGCGTGTTGCCATTGCCCGCGCCATGGTGCATAATCCGTACCTGCTGCTGGCTGACGAACCTACCGGTAACCTTGACCCGAAAAACGCTGAAGAAGTTTTCCGTATCTTCAAGGAAATCAATGCCCGCGGTACTACCGTGCTGATGGCTACCCATAACCCGGACTTCTATTTGAACAGTCCTTTCCGCCGTTTGACTTTGGATCACGGCGAACTTTTGAACAGAGATATTCTGTAA
- a CDS encoding SPASM domain-containing protein, whose translation MNGVYIEITDVCNLHCSFCPCGDPGPKAGMTTRVAAPRTFMPSELFERCLNEAATVTEQVYFHVLGEPTLHPGFGIYLKKLEQVSSARNDGKSLSLTLTTNGTTIERTGKTILASPAVRQVNFSTHAYAELPLDEAAENLQNVLDFCRIAAGSRPDLYINLRLWNVGDECSNAWNNYMLEQVNNAFGRVDCANEIRADSSNKNRAPITLEHFCSRHKSFLVEGRIYIHQDSRFEWPEQVSGSRLEAREVLKKQSFIFPRGTCRALDTHVAILHDGRVVACCLDHSGQITLGHIQENSLTEILSSPMATNIREGFANHELRHPFCQSCKFCKRFK comes from the coding sequence GTGAACGGCGTTTATATTGAAATCACGGATGTTTGCAATTTGCATTGCAGTTTCTGCCCTTGCGGAGATCCCGGCCCAAAGGCCGGGATGACAACAAGGGTTGCCGCTCCGCGTACTTTCATGCCGTCGGAACTTTTTGAACGTTGCCTAAACGAAGCAGCAACTGTTACAGAACAGGTGTACTTCCATGTTCTTGGGGAGCCAACACTTCATCCTGGCTTTGGAATTTACCTAAAGAAATTGGAGCAAGTTTCTTCCGCACGCAACGATGGAAAAAGTTTATCCCTGACTCTGACTACAAACGGCACCACCATTGAACGCACAGGCAAAACGATTCTCGCCTCCCCCGCTGTTCGCCAAGTGAATTTTTCCACCCACGCTTATGCAGAATTGCCTTTGGATGAAGCCGCGGAAAACCTGCAGAACGTGCTGGATTTTTGTCGCATCGCCGCAGGGTCGCGCCCCGACTTGTACATCAATTTGCGTTTGTGGAATGTTGGGGATGAATGTTCTAACGCGTGGAACAACTACATGCTGGAGCAGGTCAATAATGCCTTCGGCCGAGTTGACTGCGCCAACGAGATTCGCGCAGATTCATCAAACAAGAACCGCGCGCCAATCACCTTGGAACATTTCTGCAGCCGTCACAAAAGTTTCCTTGTGGAAGGCCGCATCTACATCCATCAGGATTCCCGCTTCGAGTGGCCGGAACAGGTTTCAGGTTCCAGGCTCGAGGCTCGAGAAGTTTTAAAAAAACAGAGCTTCATTTTTCCGCGAGGAACTTGTCGTGCCTTAGACACCCATGTCGCCATTCTTCACGACGGTCGCGTAGTTGCCTGCTGCCTGGATCATAGCGGGCAAATTACCTTAGGCCATATCCAGGAAAATTCCTTGACAGAAATTCTTTCCTCCCCCATGGCTACAAATATCCGCGAAGGCTTCGCCAATCACGAGCTTCGCCACCCCTTCTGCCAAAGCTGCAAGTTCTGCAAACGATTTAAATAA
- the queF gene encoding preQ(1) synthase, whose protein sequence is MTEKCGRTDAELEGVTLLGNQNTKYKYDYDPEVLERFPNKHPDNDYMVMLNCPEFTSLCPKTGQPDFAEIRINYVPDQYIVESKSLKLYLFSFRNHGDFHEDCANIIMKDLVKLLDPKYIEVEGIFTPRGGISIYPFANYGKPGTVYEQKAIDRLFASVDRRNSWK, encoded by the coding sequence ATGACCGAGAAATGCGGCCGCACCGACGCAGAACTTGAAGGCGTCACCTTACTTGGCAATCAGAACACCAAGTACAAATACGATTACGATCCCGAAGTATTGGAACGATTCCCCAACAAGCATCCGGACAATGACTACATGGTCATGCTGAACTGCCCGGAATTTACATCCCTCTGCCCGAAAACCGGTCAGCCGGACTTTGCCGAAATCCGCATCAACTACGTGCCGGACCAGTACATTGTGGAATCCAAGTCCTTGAAGCTGTATCTCTTCAGCTTCCGTAATCACGGTGACTTCCACGAAGACTGCGCCAACATCATCATGAAGGATTTGGTAAAGCTTCTGGATCCCAAGTACATCGAAGTGGAAGGCATTTTCACCCCCCGCGGTGGAATTTCCATCTACCCCTTCGCCAACTACGGCAAGCCGGGTACCGTGTACGAACAGAAGGCTATCGACCGCTTATTCGCAAGCGTTGATCGCAGAAACTCCTGGAAATAA
- a CDS encoding rRNA pseudouridine synthase — protein sequence MSFKSFGKANNKPQQGANKFVGKAHGVARVISKRGYCSRSKAEMLVREGRVTLNGRIVRDPETPARENDEIIINGKRIEANEKVYFMMNKPRGVVTTASDEKGRATVTELFKEQYSKLFPGKEAPHISPVGRLDAASEGLLLFSNDTEWANRILEPKAGSAQVNSTSIATPAARNDKQSQPEHKKIYRVQVKGKPTADELHQMEVGVTVPPRVFGEPEEFMHAASVTLHAEGEKNCWLEFTLTEGKNREIRRMLAFLGYEVLRLVRIQIDDFTLGDLKPGEIKKIQP from the coding sequence ATGAGTTTTAAATCATTTGGCAAAGCCAACAATAAGCCACAGCAGGGGGCAAACAAGTTTGTAGGCAAGGCACACGGCGTCGCCCGCGTCATTAGCAAGCGTGGCTACTGCAGCCGCAGCAAGGCGGAAATGTTGGTGCGAGAAGGTCGCGTCACCCTCAACGGCCGCATCGTGCGAGACCCGGAAACTCCCGCCCGCGAAAACGACGAAATCATCATCAACGGCAAGCGCATCGAAGCAAACGAAAAAGTCTACTTCATGATGAACAAGCCCCGCGGTGTGGTAACTACTGCAAGCGATGAAAAAGGCCGCGCCACCGTCACCGAACTTTTCAAGGAACAATACAGCAAGCTTTTCCCGGGCAAGGAAGCGCCCCACATTTCACCGGTAGGCCGATTGGACGCAGCCAGCGAAGGGTTGCTGCTTTTCAGTAATGATACCGAATGGGCTAACAGGATTTTGGAACCGAAGGCCGGCTCTGCTCAGGTTAACTCAACTTCGATTGCCACGCCTGCGGCTCGCAATGACAAGCAATCGCAACCTGAACACAAGAAGATTTACCGCGTCCAGGTGAAAGGTAAGCCCACAGCCGACGAACTTCATCAAATGGAAGTGGGCGTTACCGTGCCGCCTCGCGTGTTTGGCGAACCGGAAGAATTCATGCATGCCGCATCCGTCACCCTCCACGCCGAAGGCGAAAAGAACTGCTGGCTGGAATTCACTTTGACAGAAGGCAAGAACCGTGAAATCCGCAGAATGCTTGCATTCCTGGGCTACGAAGTCTTGCGCCTCGTCCGCATTCAAATTGACGACTTTACTCTGGGCGACTTAAAACCCGGCGAAATCAAGAAAATTCAGCCCTAG